The window CGTTCGACTTCACCGCGCCGCGCGAGATGCCCAGCGCCTCGGCGATCTCGGCCTCGGACAGGTCGGCCCAGTACCGCAGGGTGAGCACCTCGCGCTGGCGTGGCGGCAGCTGCCGGACGGCGGCCAGCACCTCCTGGTGCGCGGCGGCGAGCATCAGCTCGCTGTCAGCCGGCTCGGCGTCCTGCAGCCGGGCCAGGCTGAGATGGCGCCGGGCGGTCTGGCGCTTGCGCAGCACCGAGCGGGCGTTGTTGATCACGGTCATCCGCAGGTAGCCGATCGCGGCTGCCGGCTCGCGCACCTGCGACTGCCGCTGGTGCAGCGTGGCGAAGGCGTCGTGCACCACGTCCTCGGCGCTGCCGATGTCATCGACCAGCAGCACCGCCATCCGGACCAGCTTGAGCCGGTGCGCGGCGTACAAGCCGGCGATGTCGATCGTGAGGGATTGCGTCACTGCGCTGTCCGTTCCTGGCCGTGAAGAGCCGGCCAACGCCCCGTGCGTGGAATGTTCTGCTTGTCAGACGCGATCCGGTTGTCAGGGTTGCATCAGGGATTCGGTAAACCGGCCACCGTTACCGAGGTGTGATGCAGGCGTAGTTCCGGGCCGTGATCGCCGCCGTCGAGTACGTGCTGGGGCGTAGCCGGCCGCCGCCGGCTACGCCCCTAGTCACGCCATGCTGCTCGGTCAATAACGCCGGGCTGCTCCGTCGCGGCCGGGGTAGGAGACCACCCTGTTATAGAACCCCGTGGCCAGAGTCATCTTGGCTCCGGTCACGAAGTTGACCGCGATCAAAGTAACCGGGTCGGGCTCGTACGAGCAGTGCATCCGCTGGTCCACGATCACGACATCCCCGGCAACCGCGTGTAACGGTGGCGGGTTAGCGATTCCTGACGGCAGCGCCAGCTTGCTGAGCACCCCGTTCCGCAGGAGGTCCAGCTCGCCCGGTCCACAGCCGGACTCTTCACGCAGCAACAGACCGCCGCTGTACCGCCAGGCGTTCTGGACGCCGAACGGGGTGGCTGCGCTGGCGCCGGCCAACTTCGTCGGGCTGCCGCCGGACACGGGTTGGAGGAAGAGTTCGGAGGGCCAGGAGAAAAATTGGCTTTTAATGACGTGGTTCGTGCATCTGGTCAACACCGTCGCCGCGTCCCACCACTTGATCGGGTCGCACTCCCGTTGCTCGGCCGGCGCGGGCAGGGTTCGAATGAGATGACCGTCATTTCCGAGCAGCGCCAGGCCGTTTCGGGCGCCGATCAGCAGCTCAGTGCCGTCAGGGCTGTACAGGACGGTATGGGTCGACAACTTACCCAGGCCGGGCAGTTCGGAGGGGTAGGTCCGCTGGTGCCGGCCGTCGGTTCCAAATCTTTGCAGTGTGGTCCGCGCCGCAGATCCCTTGCCGACTCTCACCTCTACTAGGATGGCTTGACCTGTCGGCCGGGTGTAGCTGACGAACGCGGCGCCCGGGATGGTGAATGTGCGCAGCACCTGCCCGGTTGCCAGCTCCAGCTCACTAAAGCGGCCTGCCCCTTCCCCGGTGAGCAAGACCCGCCTGCCGTCAGGCGACCAGGCGCGGATGCTGTCAATGGCCACCTGGCTGATCAGGTACCGGCCGCCGATCGGGTTGACCAGGTAGAGCGGGGCCGTCACTGCCTTGGGCGTGGCAGTGCTGGCGATCAGATGCCAACCGGGGCCGACCTGGCTCCACGGAATCTGGGACCGGTCTGCTTGCTGACCGTTCCTGAGCGGCGCCGCCACCTGCGCCGGCGGTGTGGTGGTGGCCGCGGGTCTGGCCGAGATGGGGCTGGCAGGCCGTGGCGCGGGCGGGGTGCTGCTGGGCGTCGGAGTCGGGCCCAGAGTCGGCGTGCTGACCTGGGTGACCGGCAGGATAGCTGCGCGGTCGCCGTTGCCCGAGGTGGAGACAGCGGTGACCCCGACGGCCACCGCGGCGACGGCCACCGCGGCGGCGGCGGCCGCGGCCAGCACCGGAGCCAGCCAGCGGGCGCGCCGGGGTGAAGCGGCCGGACGCTCGAGCCGGGTCACTGGAGTTCCAGCCGGTCGGCCGCGTACGAGGCGGCGATGTCGATCGTGAGGGATTGCGTCACTGCGCTGTCCGTTCCTGGCCGTGGAGAAGCCGGCCGACGCTTTTGTGGATGTTCCGCTTGTCAGACGCGACCGGCCTTCCGGGGTTGCGTTGAAGATCCACCGGGAACACATCGTTATCGCGGTGTGACAGGATTCGGCCCGTGCCCCCGACACCGGCGACCGAGCGCTCTGACAGCGGGCTTACCCACGTCCACTCGGGCAAGGTGCGCGACCTGTACGCCACCGACACCGGACACCTGATCATGGTCGCCAGCGACCGGATATCGGCCTTCGACCACGTGCTGCCGACCGAGATCCCGGACAAGGGCCGGATCCTGACGGCGATGTCGGTCTGGTGGTTCGAGCAGCTCGCCGACCTGGTCGACAATCACCTGATCAGCTATGACGACGAGCTGATCCCCGATGCCTGGCGCGGCCGGGCGATGCTGTGCGTGAAGCTCGACATGATCGCGGTCGAGGCGGTGGTGCGCGGCTACCTCACCGGCGGCGGCCTGCTGGAGTACCAGTCCACCGGCTCGGTCTGCGGCATCGCGCTGCCGGCCGGGCTGACCGACGGCGACCGGCTACCCGAGCCGATCTTCACCCCGGCCGCCAAGGCCGCAGTGGGCGAGCACGACGAGAACATCAGCTTCAGCGCCGTGGTCGAGCAGGTGGGGGAGAAGACCGCCGGCCGGCTGCGCGCGCTCAGCCTGGCCATCTACGCCAGGGCCCGTGACATCGCGGCGGCCCGCGGCATCATGCTCGCCGACACCAAGTTCGAGTTCGGCCTGCATTCCTGCACCGGTGAGCTGATGCTCGGCGATGAGGTGCTGACCCCGGACTCGTCCCGGTTCTGGCCCGCTGATGAGTGGCAGCCCGGACGCCGGCAAGCCAGCTATGACAAGCAGTACGTCCGGGACTGGCTGAGCTCGCCCGACTCCGGCTGGGATCGGCACTCCGACCAGCCGCCGCCACCGCTGCCCGATGAGGTGGTGGCCGCCACCCGGCAGCGATATCTGGATGCGTACGAGCGGCTCACCGGGTTACGGTTCGCCGACTGGTTGGCTCCGGCCGGGTAGTCGGACAGCTCTGCGAACCGGGAAGCCGGCTGCTCGTCGACCCGGGCGTCCGACGCCTGGCGTCCGACGGAGAGAACGAATGAGGTGTACGCGATGCTGGTCGGCAAGCTGGTCACGCTTCGGGCCCTGACCGAGTCAGACCTGGGCAGGCTGACCGAGTTCAAGAACGATGTCGAGTTCGAGCT of the Jatrophihabitans sp. genome contains:
- a CDS encoding phosphoribosylaminoimidazolesuccinocarboxamide synthase, with the translated sequence MPPTPATERSDSGLTHVHSGKVRDLYATDTGHLIMVASDRISAFDHVLPTEIPDKGRILTAMSVWWFEQLADLVDNHLISYDDELIPDAWRGRAMLCVKLDMIAVEAVVRGYLTGGGLLEYQSTGSVCGIALPAGLTDGDRLPEPIFTPAAKAAVGEHDENISFSAVVEQVGEKTAGRLRALSLAIYARARDIAAARGIMLADTKFEFGLHSCTGELMLGDEVLTPDSSRFWPADEWQPGRRQASYDKQYVRDWLSSPDSGWDRHSDQPPPPLPDEVVAATRQRYLDAYERLTGLRFADWLAPAG
- a CDS encoding SigE family RNA polymerase sigma factor, giving the protein MTQSLTIDIAGLYAAHRLKLVRMAVLLVDDIGSAEDVVHDAFATLHQRQSQVREPAAAIGYLRMTVINNARSVLRKRQTARRHLSLARLQDAEPADSELMLAAAHQEVLAAVRQLPPRQREVLTLRYWADLSEAEIAEALGISRGAVKSNASRGMDKLETMLGDAR